A DNA window from Cutaneotrichosporon cavernicola HIS019 DNA, chromosome: 2 contains the following coding sequences:
- the NRC2 gene encoding uncharacterized protein (Serine/Threonine protein kinases, catalytic domain) has product MSDDNVTPPSIPELEVQQPFGLESEFEAAFAQFGPSSTSARTNAPTTATVTGTSTPAAPLSTTASSSTAITEELDETHPPTRGVNSDSSYVRVGSTSSPGTSPFPPSAYPAEPWALPAPHHPLAPTSSGEQRPTSNAYSCSLTERSSSSSRSRAPVPGSSPGLPSALVTTSSTTSLHSSNGGGNTARPQVMSSLKGRFFSTPATNSSVSIATGFGTDTSVGSKSDKYKALSKKPAGLTINANAKDRRQSTATATSPRTPRKSKREPSGQRHEDHHNHRSGNTDKSSASSVASRFIRRVVSAPNAKALFHKGSAADVPEVPPLPSKTATANSSNDTAVDLTVSPPIPAVPKMSSMSSRPTTPSRSSTPSSLFLKPGNLSATGTRGSRAHSTSVMTLKKQAANFEDPSRAGFRRTYSSNSIKTRAAEVSASSFEKIKLLGKGDVGKVYLVREKKTGSLFAMKVLSKKEMIKRNKIKRALAEQEILTMSNHPFIVTLFHSFQSSDYLFFVLDYCMGGEFFRALQTRPGKCLQEEHAKFYAAEVIAALEYLHLNGYIYRDLKPENILLHQSGHIMLSDFDLSKPSGEPGGAAAAVQTGANGVILVDTRSCIADFRTNSFVGTEEYIAPEVIKGCGHTSAVDWWTLGILVYEMIFATTPFKGANRNTTFSNVLKNEVPFPEDRLVTNLCKSAIRKLLIKDEHKRLGSQSGASEVKQHKWFASISWGLLRHMTPPIIPAESNGIDAVNFRTIRDSKSIDFLDESDIILGQAGSVTAVAGTPGMLTPMELAEPEKNPFNEFSSVTRDFTDGY; this is encoded by the exons ATGTCAGACGACAACGTCACGCCCCCGTCGATCCCAGAGCTCGAGGTGCAGCAGCCATTTGGCCTCGAGTCCGAGTTTGAGGCTGCCTTTGCTCAGTTTGGTCCgtcatcgacctcggcaagaACCAACGCGCCCACGACTGCAACAGTAACTGGTACCTCCACGCCCGCAGCTCCGCTGTCTACCACTGCCTCATCGTCCACGGCCATCACGGAAGAACTCGACGAAACGCATCCCCCAACACGTGGGGTCAACTCGGACTCGAGCTACGTCCGTGTAGGCAGTACAAGTAGCCCTGGCACGTCCCCATTCCCGCCGTCGGCGTACCCCGCTGAACCGTGGGCGTTGCCAGCTCCACACCATCCTCTGGCGCCAACGTCGTCGGGCGAGCAGCGGCCCACGTCGAATGCGTACTCGTGTTCCTTAACGGAGCgatcgtcatcgtcatccAGGTCACGAGCCCCTGTTCCCGGCTCGTCCCCAGGTTTACCCTCTGCGCTTGTGACCACTTCTTCTACCACATCACTCCACAGCTccaacggcggcggcaacaCCGCCCGTCCCCAGGTCATGAGCAGCCTCAAGGGacgcttcttctccaccCCCGCGACCAACAGCAGCGTCAGCATCGCGACTGGCTTTGGTACCGACACGTCGGTAGGCAGCAAGTCGGACAAATACAAGGCGCTTTCGAAGAAGCCCGCGGGGCTGACcatcaacgccaacgccaaggacAGGCGTCAGTCCACTGCCACGGccacgtcgccgcgcaccCCGCGCAAGTCGAAGCGCGAACCCTCGGGACAACGACACGAGGACCATCACAACCATCGTAGTGGCAATACGGACAAGTCATCGGCGTCATCGGTGGCGAGTCGGTTCATCCGCCGTGTCGTGTCGGCTCCAAATGCTAAAGCGCTCTTCCACAAGGGGTCTGCTGCGGATGTGCCCGAGGTGCCCCCTTTGCCCTCCAAGACGGCCACCGCCAACTCTAGCAACGACACTGCCGTCGATCTGACCGTCTCACCTCCTATCCCAGCCGTGCCCAAGATGTCATCAATGTCGTCAAGACCGACCACACCATCCAGGAGTTCGACGCCTTCCTCGTTGTTCCTCAAGCCCGGAAACCTGTCCGCAACTGGTACACGCGGCTCCCGTGCGCACTCGACCAGTGTGATGACACTCAAGAAGCAGGCAGCCAACTTTGAGGACCCATCTCGTGCTGGCTTCCGAAGGACGTACAGCTCCAACTCAATCAAGACACGTGCGGCAGAAGTCTCAGCATCATCGTTTGAAAAGATCAAGCTCCttggcaagggcgacgTTGGCAAGGTCTACCTTGtgcgcgagaagaagaccGGCTCGTTGTTCGCCATGAAGGTTCTGTCGAAGAAGGAGATGATCAAGCGCAACAAGATTAAAAGAGCtctcgccgagcaggaGATCCTGACAATGTCCAACCACCCATTCATCGTCACTCTGTTCCACTCATTCCAATCGTCCGATTACCtcttcttcgtcctcgactACTGTATGGGGGGCGAGTTCTTCCGCGCCCTCCAGACCAGGCCGGGCAAGTGCCTCCAGGAAGAACATGCCAAGTTCtacgccgccgaggtcatTGCCGCCCTAGAGTACCTTCACCTCAATGGCTACATCTACCGTGACCTCAAGCCGGAGAACATTCTCCTGCACCAGAGTGGCCACATCATGCTTTCCGACTTTGACTTGTCCAAGCCCTCGGGCGAGCCCGGCGgtgcggccgcggccgtccAGACGGGCGCCAAcggcgtcatcctcgtcgacacACGTAGCTGTATCGCCGACTTCCGCACAAACTCGTTTGTCGGCACAGAGG AGTACATTGCGCCTGAGGTGATAAAGGGCTGCGGCCACACGTCGGCGGTCGACTGGTGGACGTTAGGCATTCTCGTGTACGAGATGATT TTCGCCACCACCCCGTTCAAGGGCGCCAACCGCAACACGACCTTCTCCAACGTGCTAAAGAACGAGGTGCCTTTCCCTGAGGACCGCCTGGTCACAAACCTGTGCAAGTCTGCGAtccgcaagctcctcatcaaggacgagcACAAGCGCCTCGGCTCACAGTCTGGCGCGTCCGAGGTCAAGCAGCACAAGTGGTTCGCGTCCATTTCATGGGGCCTGCTGCGCCACATGACGCCTCCTATCATTCCCGCAGAGTCAAACGGCATTGACGCCGTCAACTTCCGGACGATCCGCGACTCGAAGAGCATCGACTTCTTGGACGAGTCGGACATTATCCTCGGCCAGGCTGGCAGTGTCACCGCGGTGGCGGGCACGCCCGGCATGCTCACGCCCATGGAGCTGGCCGAGCCAGAGAAGAATCCCTTCAACGAGTTTTCCAGCGTAACACGCGATTTTACCGACGGCTATTAG
- a CDS encoding uncharacterized protein (Glutaredoxin) — translation MLSHTGNVSPRRAHSASWNEKAALPLPSSSRRGARPLSVPARMKRRWPLLLCVAIFFLVAMSFRSSSGKSPTLAHDGTQDRVGKPGSVDGFEREAAPAAEEDVMAKDDLFVQRLGDAKERTPAEIEADEEAARQEEEKGAEGRRDKVRALVWWITRGGIFPDDYRIPSAGTIAKMPQTEWESMLADVEGTDEHVFLGEWLGEANLSQRVTVFSKTFCPFSKRAKDILDEYPIHPDPYIIELDQRDDMSLIQDLLLSLTGRRTVPNVMIHFVSIGGADETQLLHSEGGLQRRLSISEPEFHDWTRGH, via the exons ATGCTCAGCCACACCGGTAACGTGTCGCCCCGACGTGCCCACAGCGCAAGCTGGAACGAGAAGGCAGCGCTTCCCCTTccttcatcctcgaggcgtGGGGCACGCCCCCTCTCCGTCCCGGCGCGGATGAAGCGACGCTGGCCACTCCTGCTATGCGTCGCCATCTTCTTCCTGGTCGCCATGTCGTTCCGATCCTCCTCAGGCAAGTCTCCCACTCTCGCCCACGACGGCACGCAAGACCGTGTGGGTAAGCCAGGATCCGTCGACGGTtttgagcgcgaggcagcaccagcagcagaggaggacgtgATGGCGAAGGACGACCTGTTCGTCCAGCGCCTCGGGGATGCCAAGGAGCGCACGCCCGCAGAAatcgaggcggacgaggaagcAGCCcgccaggaggaggagaagggcgccgagggccgACGCGATAAAGTCCGTGCGCTGGTATGGTGGATTACGCGCGGAGGAATCTTCCCAGACGACTACCGTATCCCGTCAGCTGGGACGATTGCGAAAATGCCCCAGACCGAGTGGGAGAGcatgctcgccgacgtAGAGGGCACGGACGAACATgtcttcctcggcgagtGGTTGGGAGAAGCAAACCTCTCGCAGCGGGTCACCGTCTTTTCCAAG ACTTTCTGCCCGTTCTCGAAGCGGGCAAAGGATATCCTCGACGAGTATCCAATTCACCCGGACCCGTACATCATCGAACTCGACCAGCGGG ACGACATGAGTCTCATCCAGGACCtgctcctcagcctcacTGGACGGAGGACGGTGCCCAACGTCATGATCCACTTTGTGAGCATTGGTGGCGCAGACGAGACACAGTTACTCCACTCGGAGGGCGGGTTGCAACGCCGCCTCAGCATCTCGGAGCCAGAGTTCCATGACTGGACCCGCGGCCACTAG